A window from Kovacikia minuta CCNUW1 encodes these proteins:
- a CDS encoding ISL3 family transposase, whose product MKGNQEDLPIFNLITTQTRPFFQQLLPDSSKHQLEHCELDTEEQQLTLSVLSTQHLAKCPVCGPRSARTHSRYQRTLADLPCVHFKLTLTVQVSKFFCDTPGCIRRIFTERIPDIAAPWARETVRLVQRLEAIGLALGGAAGARLSHQVGTEVCGSTLLNVLAKLPLPEFEVPKILGVDDFAFRKGQQYGTLLVDLERHRPLALLADRKAETLAQWLAQHPGVEVLSRDRSATYRRGMNEGAPNAEQVADRFHLMQNLQETLEKLLNGYSSQLVSVTNFSPLDREKRFSDSRGTPSRGELPMTIAQREQQIHRVKAVSFQPELDEALEQALREAVISAVKITLESALKEELKAELAKMGDDRPRRSGYFQRRLDTQYGQVKDLRVPKLRERNPEREWQILQRYQRGLGNLLNWLCCLYVMGLSLRDLQEALYFLIGHVLSRSAVNQVTLQIQQHLDTRRLAPIGKTPAILIVDGVWVEIQYTREAFKLDRAGHLRQSRQAEERVILAVLAVWEDGSYEILHYEIASDEGEAEWEALFEHLIARGLQADAVKLVVSDGSLGLPKALKKTLPQAQQQRCITHKIRGIERYLSYEDLPKTDEQEQPLKREDAKRQRRFEIASEAYQIYNAETLEQARQRLEQFITKWETQEPKAIQVFQRDLELTLTFYQFAPNLHRHIRTTNHLERLFREFRTKSDEIGAFPHETSCLTVFFLVIERDHAKHDRKTVAKNS is encoded by the coding sequence ATGAAGGGAAATCAGGAGGATCTGCCTATCTTCAACTTAATTACGACTCAGACCCGACCGTTTTTTCAACAGTTATTGCCTGATTCCAGCAAACATCAGTTGGAACACTGTGAACTCGATACTGAGGAACAGCAGCTGACTTTGAGTGTGCTTTCCACCCAACATCTTGCAAAATGTCCGGTGTGTGGCCCCCGGTCTGCCCGTACTCACAGCCGTTATCAGCGCACCCTGGCTGATTTACCTTGTGTTCATTTCAAGTTGACTCTAACCGTGCAAGTCAGTAAGTTTTTCTGTGATACTCCAGGTTGCATTCGGCGTATTTTCACCGAGCGAATTCCTGACATTGCGGCCCCCTGGGCGAGGGAAACCGTTCGATTGGTGCAGCGACTCGAAGCGATTGGTCTGGCGTTAGGCGGTGCTGCGGGTGCGCGTTTGTCCCATCAAGTCGGTACTGAAGTTTGCGGCAGCACCCTGTTGAATGTGCTTGCAAAACTTCCTCTACCTGAATTTGAGGTGCCCAAAATCCTGGGAGTCGATGACTTTGCCTTTCGCAAAGGACAGCAATACGGCACCCTTCTGGTGGATCTCGAACGACATCGTCCGCTTGCGCTGCTAGCTGATCGCAAAGCAGAAACCTTAGCCCAATGGTTGGCCCAGCACCCAGGGGTGGAGGTGTTGTCACGAGACCGTTCGGCCACCTACCGCCGTGGGATGAACGAAGGCGCACCCAATGCGGAGCAGGTGGCGGATCGGTTCCATCTCATGCAGAACTTACAGGAGACTCTAGAGAAGCTGCTAAACGGCTACAGTTCTCAGTTGGTTAGTGTCACGAATTTTTCGCCATTAGACAGAGAAAAAAGATTCAGTGACAGTAGAGGAACTCCATCGAGAGGGGAGCTTCCCATGACCATAGCCCAACGAGAACAACAAATCCATCGAGTCAAAGCCGTCAGTTTTCAACCTGAACTGGATGAGGCGTTAGAACAGGCCCTCAGAGAGGCCGTCATCAGTGCCGTCAAAATCACCTTGGAGAGCGCACTGAAAGAGGAACTCAAGGCAGAACTAGCCAAAATGGGAGACGATCGACCTCGACGTTCCGGGTATTTTCAACGGAGACTCGATACCCAGTATGGCCAGGTGAAGGATTTGCGAGTTCCGAAATTACGAGAACGCAACCCAGAACGAGAGTGGCAGATTCTCCAACGTTACCAACGGGGCTTAGGCAACCTGCTCAACTGGTTGTGTTGTTTGTATGTGATGGGACTGTCGTTGAGAGATTTGCAAGAGGCGCTATATTTTCTCATAGGACATGTGCTTTCCCGCAGTGCTGTGAACCAAGTCACCCTCCAGATTCAGCAACACTTAGACACTCGTCGCTTAGCCCCGATTGGCAAAACCCCTGCGATATTAATCGTCGATGGGGTGTGGGTAGAGATTCAATATACCCGAGAAGCGTTTAAGCTAGACCGGGCAGGACATCTGCGACAAAGTCGGCAGGCCGAAGAACGGGTAATTTTGGCAGTTCTAGCCGTCTGGGAGGATGGGTCTTATGAAATCCTGCATTATGAGATTGCCTCCGACGAAGGAGAAGCAGAGTGGGAGGCCTTGTTTGAGCATTTAATCGCCCGAGGACTGCAAGCCGATGCGGTGAAATTAGTGGTCAGTGATGGCAGTTTGGGATTGCCCAAGGCGTTGAAAAAGACCTTGCCCCAGGCCCAACAGCAACGCTGTATCACGCACAAAATCCGAGGGATTGAGCGCTATTTGAGTTATGAGGATTTGCCGAAAACCGATGAGCAGGAACAACCCCTGAAGCGGGAAGATGCCAAACGGCAGCGTCGATTTGAAATTGCCTCTGAGGCTTATCAAATCTACAATGCAGAGACTTTGGAGCAGGCAAGGCAACGGTTAGAGCAATTCATCACCAAATGGGAAACACAAGAACCCAAAGCCATCCAAGTCTTTCAACGCGATCTAGAGTTGACCCTGACTTTCTATCAATTTGCACCAAACCTGCATCGGCATATTCGCACCACTAATCATTTGGAGCGGCTATTTCGAGAATTTCGCACCAAGTCAGATGAAATTGGGGCATTCCCGCATGAAACGAGTTGCCTCACTGTCTTTTTCCTCGTGATTGAGCGTGATCATGCCAAACATGACCGTAAAACCGTGGCGAAAAATTCGTGA
- a CDS encoding transposase, producing the protein MTLTQLKAVEEQWRQAKTSPETVVVIALPTATVDAQAQALANHQRRVEQDQEMRRLHQQQWTQRAIAEAVGVSERTVQRRLKSPEVAKTSARRATFGRSILDPYKSRILAWWNDGIQETSLLMVFLQQQGYTGSERTLMRYLKQLREAQGLPPKRALWTSGLAKVSDPQLPPFTARRASFLIVKSESHRDTEEVDLLARLVAAHPDLNEAVELAQEFSQLLRQRKAEGFEPWLMKAFKSKLKTFRAFAKSLFEDYAAVRASMVLEVSNGMVEGFNNRLKMVKRQMYGRAGLELLSKRFIVA; encoded by the coding sequence GTGACACTAACTCAGTTGAAAGCGGTTGAAGAACAATGGCGACAAGCCAAAACATCCCCAGAGACAGTGGTCGTCATCGCCCTGCCAACCGCCACTGTCGATGCTCAAGCCCAAGCCTTGGCGAATCACCAACGTCGAGTCGAACAAGACCAGGAAATGAGAAGATTACACCAACAGCAATGGACGCAGAGGGCGATTGCCGAGGCGGTGGGAGTGAGTGAGCGAACGGTTCAACGCAGACTCAAGTCCCCAGAAGTAGCGAAGACTTCCGCTCGACGAGCCACTTTTGGTCGGAGCATTCTCGACCCCTACAAGTCAAGGATTCTCGCGTGGTGGAATGATGGTATTCAAGAGACCTCACTGTTAATGGTTTTCTTGCAACAACAAGGTTACACCGGGAGTGAGCGGACCCTGATGCGCTACCTCAAACAACTACGAGAAGCTCAGGGCCTGCCACCCAAGCGAGCACTTTGGACTTCGGGGTTGGCGAAAGTGAGCGACCCACAATTGCCGCCCTTCACTGCACGTCGCGCTAGTTTTCTGATTGTTAAATCCGAATCACATCGAGATACCGAAGAAGTCGATTTGTTAGCTCGATTGGTCGCAGCACATCCGGATTTGAACGAAGCGGTTGAGCTGGCTCAGGAGTTTTCCCAATTGCTACGCCAACGTAAAGCAGAAGGGTTTGAACCTTGGTTGATGAAGGCGTTCAAGAGCAAACTCAAAACGTTTCGAGCATTTGCAAAGAGTCTTTTCGAGGATTATGCTGCGGTGCGAGCCAGCATGGTTTTAGAGGTGAGCAATGGCATGGTTGAAGGCTTCAACAATCGATTGAAGATGGTGAAACGGCAGATGTATGGACGGGCTGGTTTAGAACTGCTAAGTAAGCGTTTCATTGTCGCTTAG
- a CDS encoding DUF4058 family protein, with protein sequence MLARSLNSRITPKYRAAVEKRVYSDAVLVGIPDASVFQRGEKLDQSRTATETLSEPLTVNLPVTEEVQERYLEIRDVGTGRVVTVVEVLSPKNKRPGEGMVKYDSKRQKILNSTAHLVEIDLLRTGEPKQVVGGIPSDYRILVSRALQRPAAELYAFNLRDALPRFSLPLQQGDEEPILDLNGTLDQVYKDAALELAIDYTQQPIPPVSEDGFCLDSNPTIDNTF encoded by the coding sequence GTGCTGGCGCGATCGCTGAACTCCAGGATTACCCCAAAATACCGGGCAGCGGTTGAAAAACGGGTTTATTCGGATGCGGTATTAGTTGGGATTCCCGATGCTTCTGTGTTTCAGCGAGGGGAGAAGTTAGATCAATCGAGGACTGCCACAGAAACTTTGAGTGAGCCGTTAACGGTTAATTTGCCAGTGACTGAAGAAGTGCAGGAACGCTACTTAGAAATTCGGGATGTTGGCACCGGAAGGGTTGTAACCGTGGTAGAAGTGCTGTCACCTAAAAACAAAAGACCAGGCGAAGGAATGGTTAAATACGACAGCAAGCGTCAGAAGATTCTCAACAGTACCGCTCATTTAGTGGAAATAGACTTACTGCGAACCGGAGAACCCAAGCAGGTAGTAGGTGGAATTCCTTCTGATTATCGGATTCTGGTTAGTCGTGCGCTCCAACGACCTGCCGCAGAACTGTATGCGTTTAATCTGCGGGATGCACTGCCTCGATTCTCACTCCCATTGCAGCAGGGCGATGAGGAACCTATTTTGGACTTGAATGGGACACTCGATCAGGTATACAAAGATGCAGCTTTGGAGTTGGCGATCGACTACACCCAGCAGCCCATTCCGCCCGTCAGTGAAGATGGATTTTGCCTGGATTCAAACCCTACAATAGATAACACGTTTTAA
- a CDS encoding phycobilisome rod-core linker polypeptide translates to MSNLKPVTVSRQSSREERQTALYQIYKQVLERQPYIYERKILAKAEQDFLNDKIGVRRFLKELGHSEIYLNSFYHNSSNMKFLELCFKHFLGRAPLNQAEIKFYCDILMYRGVAQMITTMLDSEEYRKAFGCFTVPYPRKQEFHESPQAYMESELLNHELLGRRGRSIPTIYWHQLGLNCDAGVCRHPEANEQVELSLSQEELAHLLKLLQSPQSSKTAANLSPQQKELLRRAIG, encoded by the coding sequence ATGAGTAATTTAAAACCCGTAACAGTTAGCCGCCAGTCGTCTAGGGAAGAAAGACAGACAGCGCTTTACCAGATTTATAAGCAGGTTCTGGAGCGGCAACCCTATATTTATGAGCGCAAAATTTTAGCAAAAGCAGAACAGGACTTTCTGAATGACAAGATTGGTGTGAGGCGGTTCTTAAAGGAATTGGGACACTCGGAGATTTATCTCAACTCCTTCTATCACAATTCATCGAATATGAAGTTTCTGGAGTTGTGTTTCAAGCATTTTCTCGGTCGTGCCCCGTTGAATCAGGCAGAAATTAAATTCTACTGCGATATATTAATGTATAGGGGCGTGGCACAAATGATCACCACGATGTTGGACTCGGAAGAGTATCGCAAAGCATTTGGTTGTTTCACTGTGCCCTATCCCCGTAAACAAGAATTCCATGAGTCACCCCAGGCATATATGGAATCTGAACTGCTGAACCATGAACTTCTGGGTCGGCGGGGGCGTTCTATTCCAACCATTTACTGGCATCAGTTAGGCTTAAATTGTGATGCGGGGGTTTGTCGCCATCCCGAAGCCAATGAGCAGGTGGAGTTGAGCCTATCCCAGGAGGAACTAGCGCATCTTCTGAAGTTGCTCCAATCTCCCCAATCCAGCAAGACGGCTGCAAATTTGTCTCCTCAACAAAAAGAGTTGCTGAGACGGGCGATCGGCTAG
- a CDS encoding globin family protein — protein MHTLNHDLEKSILDADGRYLNAQELYPLEAYVQSYATRLHTYQQLRDNSDKLVIQALRKLAQTYPELIQQHGQRCKYDMTELLRYVALSVLRNDEIFFKEQMLVWLDTILLAHKRNAHCVVAYRNLQEAIAATLPGPDASLIRPYIEIVIQTLQSHA, from the coding sequence ATGCATACTCTTAACCACGACCTTGAAAAAAGCATTCTGGACGCCGATGGGCGTTATCTTAATGCTCAAGAACTTTACCCACTGGAAGCCTATGTCCAGAGCTATGCAACCCGCTTGCATACCTATCAGCAACTCCGAGACAACAGCGATAAGCTGGTGATTCAGGCACTGCGCAAACTGGCGCAGACCTATCCAGAATTGATCCAGCAGCACGGTCAGCGTTGCAAATATGACATGACAGAACTGTTGCGTTACGTTGCGCTGTCGGTCTTACGCAACGATGAAATCTTTTTCAAAGAGCAAATGCTGGTCTGGTTAGATACGATTTTGCTGGCTCACAAACGAAATGCTCACTGTGTTGTGGCTTATCGCAACCTGCAAGAGGCGATCGCCGCGACCCTGCCAGGACCAGATGCAAGTTTAATTCGCCCCTACATCGAGATCGTAATTCAAACCCTGCAATCCCATGCCTAA
- a CDS encoding ferritin-like domain-containing protein, with translation MKIGSEAHKELFCQSFMDSYQDYEPEKLPWPQLDDATLERLRSIPFWEEALTIEREAGVMVSAFAETVSDPMIREAIALQGREEARHARLIEFLIRHYDVKITEPPAPVVPPNIETAFIDFGFGECLDTFFAFGLFELARQANYFPDALFQIFDPIIHEEARHIVFFVNWVTYLQINQGRESSVLQGTHALVHYSRAIMNLVKAFGSGAGDGSGTGFTATGAQTFIDDLTPTQFLETALQENARRMGMFDDRLLQPRLLPRMATIALRTLKLFPQRQPSPGAEVSVSKS, from the coding sequence ATGAAAATTGGTTCTGAAGCCCACAAAGAACTTTTTTGCCAGAGTTTTATGGACAGCTATCAGGACTATGAGCCTGAGAAACTTCCCTGGCCCCAATTGGATGACGCGACTTTAGAGCGCCTGCGGAGTATTCCTTTTTGGGAGGAAGCGCTGACGATCGAACGAGAAGCTGGGGTAATGGTGAGTGCTTTTGCAGAAACCGTGAGTGATCCCATGATTCGCGAGGCGATTGCTCTTCAGGGTCGGGAAGAAGCCCGTCATGCCCGTTTAATCGAATTCCTCATCCGCCATTACGATGTCAAGATTACAGAGCCACCCGCTCCCGTGGTTCCCCCCAACATTGAAACCGCATTTATTGACTTTGGTTTTGGGGAGTGTCTGGATACGTTCTTTGCTTTTGGATTGTTTGAATTAGCCCGTCAGGCAAACTATTTCCCTGATGCCCTGTTTCAGATTTTTGATCCGATCATTCACGAAGAAGCACGGCATATCGTGTTCTTCGTCAACTGGGTGACTTACTTGCAGATTAACCAGGGAAGGGAATCCTCTGTGCTGCAAGGAACCCACGCCCTGGTACACTACAGCCGCGCCATTATGAATTTGGTCAAAGCTTTTGGCAGCGGTGCTGGAGACGGCAGTGGAACAGGTTTTACCGCCACAGGTGCCCAAACGTTTATTGATGATTTAACCCCCACCCAATTTCTGGAAACGGCGTTGCAGGAAAACGCCCGTCGGATGGGAATGTTTGACGATCGCCTGTTGCAACCCCGACTATTACCCAGAATGGCAACGATCGCCCTCCGCACGCTCAAACTTTTTCCCCAGCGGCAGCCTTCCCCTGGTGCAGAAGTCAGTGTTTCCAAGTCTTAG